ggactcgtggcctactgcagccactcagggaactgtgccagtccctgcctaggactggctgctcttgggacccgttgcccactgctgccacttggggacctgcagcgtttctgctgTTGCAGCCgccagggatcctgcagcattttaattaatccattacactTAAGAAGAGCTACAAGTGATCTTAAtagctgagccttctctccagtctccagTCTGTGTCTTTTAATTGGGGAAATAAGACCATTACTATTCAGAGCTATTATAAGTTGTTAAAACTGTTATACTAGCCAATTAATAACGTATCAGTAACTTTCAGAGAATAAACCACCAGGATACTTTGGAGTACACTTGGATTTTAGTTAATAAGATTaggagtgggagagaggaaggatgcATAAGGATAAGGGTGAAGCATTAGACTGATAACAGAAAAATCAAAGGTGATTAAAATAGGAGGGGAAAGACGGGAAGCTGTCAGGGCCATCAGATTTTAAAGACTGAAAGCTATGGGAGgttataattaaaaagtaaaaagaggcaggaataagaatgaaagaagaaaagatggggagccgggtggtgggggtgcatgcctttaatcccagcattcgggagacagaggcagggcgatctctgtgaatttgaggcctgcctggtctactactgagtgagtttcaggacaggtgctaaagctatacagagaaaccctgtctcaaacaaacaaacaaaggaagaagaaaagatggggAATTAGGTGGGAGTATCTCAACTGTGCTAAGAAGTTCAGTAAAGAATGCCTTAGAGTAAACTGGAAGAAGCAGCAACAGCCAACTGAGCAGGagacaaacagaagcaaaaatgtCACACAACATATATGCAGCAGTGGGAAAAATGCTCATGGAGGCTTGCGGGCACACAGCTGCACTGAATGATGAAATGCCCAGATCCTCTGGATGCAGGAGGTTCTGTCAGTGCTGGGTGGTGGAGGGGCATAGTGAGAACCTTGGTCTCTGCAGCCTCAGTGTTCTTGAGGTTCTGGTATGTGGGAGATGGGAGGTTGTAAGTCCTGTAGACTCTTTAGATGGCTGTGACCTTCCCTGGTCCTTcaagtattgtgtgtgtgaggaaCACCACCCCACCCTCcttttttaaagagttaaaaattatttatgattataaGCATGTGTGGCCTTTCTTGGTCCCGCAGGTGCAGAGTGTGTGAGCCATAGCACGTTTGCACCCTTCTGactgttaagttgggagcttaggccccagccccttgcatctatcctagccccctgaccctgagagttagcactctggactccaaatcccagcaggccaggtcctgacccctggGGGGGggtgctcaagaccactcccatagaATATTAAGTGAACTCTCAaaagttattattattgatttttttgtttttgttttttgagacagagtttctgcaTAGCcccggaactctctctgtagaccaggctgacctcaaactcattgatctgcctgcctctgccttccaagtactggaattgaaggtgtaTACCACTACGGCCcagcttctcttttgttttttgcttttgagacagggtctccgtATATAATCCTGACTGTCCTCAAACCCATCAaatagacaggctggccttgaactcacagagctcttcctatctctgcctccagtactgggattaaaggtgtgtgctaccatgtcttGCAGGGTTTTCTATTTTGGAATATAGGGGTTCTTAGAAGTttgtcttatattaaaaaaaaaagagagagatacataggATGTGAAAATGCAAGGCATTTGTTCTGTACTAACAGAACTAATTATGTCTGATGACCAGACTCTTGGACAGTTCTTTGGATTTCCTTGGATTGCGGTTGAGAGTGTGCTAAAAACGGGAAGTAGCAGTATTTAACAGTGCTTGTCAAGCCTTGTGTTATTGCATTATTCATGAAAGAGACTTGTTTCCCAGCCCTTCTTCCCCCCAGCATTTTCagcttggctttcctgcctagcttcatcctgccttgctataggccagtcaggtttatttttttttattaaccaatgagagtaatacatattcacagcatatagaagaatTATTCCACAGCCAATGCTTGCTGCCAAACTGTGAGGGCCTGGGTGAAGATATGAGAGCCAGGCTTCGTACTGTGtctttttaatctcagcactgaggatttagagacaggcagatccctgggacttggtAGCTAACTGttctagccaatcagtgaactccaggttcagtgagagcctAGTCTTAAAATAGGCGggggccagcaagatgtctcagcgGGTAAGGGCAATTGCCACCAACCCCAATGActggagtttgatccctagaaccttacatggtggaaagaaagaactgtccTTCttaacagagacatacatagatctaatctacatgggaagtagaaaaagacaagatctcctgagtaaattgggagcatggggaccttaggagagggttaaagaggaggggagaggcagggaggggagtagagaaaaagtagagttcaataaaaatcagtaaaattaaAGAACTGTCCttcacaagttgttctctgaccttcagtgtgcaccatggcatgtgtacacacacatctacaaattttaaaaattacttagaaATCAAACCTGCTACATCTAATATCAAAACATGTCAGTCAAAGATGAGGGCAACTGAGAACAAAAATGTGTTTCCGGTGTTTCTAAGACAAGAGACGTTGATTGTGGTGATGTATGTCTGTTATCTCCATACttaggaggatgaggcaggaggaccactgtgagttggaggctaacCTTAGGCTACATAGAATGCCCCTGCtgtaaaacagcaacaacaagaacACTAATATCAAAAAGACCCAAAGCaaggttggcaagatggctctgtgTGTAAGGAGGGTTTCTTGTGCATATGTGCAAGTCTGACATCCCGAGTTtagtccctggaactcacagtggaAACGTGTCCTCCACGGGTGTGCAGTGGCACACCCACACACgagtcatacatacacacacaataataaaaaattaaagtcttgtGGACTTCTTTAATTATGCCtacataaaaattcagagtttctgtctcctaTCAGGAGAACCACCTGGTGTGGGtcaaaaggaagataaaaatctAGAGACTGAGGTtatcaaaactctgctttcaaaaattCTACTTCTCATAGTTATTTTTGTCTCTATAGTACCTTTCTCTAATGTCTATTGAAAttcaaactttctgttttgatataaataatgtttaagttttccacagtaAACAAGACATTTTCTACAGTAATCTCTGAAGTCTGCAAAAAGAAGATGCAGCCTCACAACAATAATTCCACCTGATTCATATGATGCCATTAAGCCGATAAACACCGCTCAAAGATTGGTTTTGGGCTACAAActgctcaagatgattccaatgtggctagctgagatgatgcaccttcttacaacattctggctaaaacttcaaataagagcttaaaaaaaaaaaaaccctacagacTACTCAGAGACTGTCTACAATTgaaccagacagtaatcttgagaCTTTACAATCATTTTAGTTTTTGCAAGATCCCTTAGAaataacattgcccccatgacagctgaaagtaattttaaaaaacggCATTCCCTCTCCCAATAAAATTTGCCCTTAGGGTTAGGGACAATTGTCATCTGttaggggttggttataagttgtaTGGGGTTGGGGATGGAAATgaagtaggctcagggatctcttttgggaaaggaaaaaaggggaatgggatgggataataggtagattagtgttaTCTACTTATAAACTATTagttatagacaatttacattggtatagattcttgcatATTGATACATATGTAAAATTAGCTTTATACTCCTATATAagataatttgtatattgatacaaattcaaattatacttgttatattgaatatactcttatttctgtttataatatttgttacatatgcaaagttattttatcatattgtatgcatgcatgtttctacctctacttaagataatttgtatattgatacaattttaggatatatttatcatatttttcatacatttctgcctctgatcaagatatttatatagtttacattttgaggtcatgtCCTCATTTACTGCATATCTGTTTAAAGATtgattgtttaattttataatgtTAAGCCTTAGtatttaagctatataggtattaaaaattataggtcaatagtcaccCATATTTGTCATACTTTTAGTTAGGCTAATCAGGTTGTCTAGATGCACAGAGATTGTACTTCACATAGATGggtaatcttcaaacatttcaaagaactgtagactatgacatttaaataacttaggattctgttgacacaACTGCTGCTGGAagtaccaatctattcccaagaaaatgttgggaaccaaagacactccacttggagcttgttttcttctctgtaaaactggcctttgagcaaagaactgcccttgccttgactactGACAAAATACACTCTGttcaaactggacaagcaggatacaaacaAAAATGACTGCCAAATCTCACCAAGACAGGgcaggacagtctttcaaattttcctgcctctgaaaatggtctgtgagatactctagaccttagccaaagttgtttgtcacagcattgcaaatgagactttaggTGATTGCTTAGGTAGCCAgctgtctctatcatttcttacACTGtttggaagttactttcttgcacttcctgcttactcaggtaatattattttctgCCAGGCCTCCTTAACccccttattccccagggaaaggtaaGTGCACTATCTGCCTGTTCCACAGCCCCACTAAGCAGGACAATCAGTTCTGCCGtcccatgacacaggacaataaGATGctatagggagtcaagtcaaagcaggaactcagttactgtgagcatcagcttatacaggttaagtgacatcatgtgatgtgggggtacctccagccaatgagagacagccaaaccctccctctggctggaggggtgtCTACCTAGATTTTACTGTCTCATCCTCACTGGGTAGCTTTTACTATCCCTCAAACTTGAGCCAggtttttctctgtcctacaggcctctaGGTATAGGTCCTGAGACAATTTTGCCCCAACACATTTTACATTTACAGGAATGCCATGACAcacttgtgggagtcagaggacaatttgaagcagttgtttctctcctcccactgtttgggttctgggaattgaatacaAGTTATCAATATTGGCTATGAGTACCCTTACAGACTGATCCATCTGATCGACCTCTTAATTCTTTACATTAAATCCTTTCTGTTGTGAGCTCAATCCTACAGACACATATGGGTTTGCATAACAATGAAGATAAATCCTACTGTTTGTTGTTACTGGGAAGCTCTCTGGGAAGATAGGAATGTTTGCCCAAAGAAATCTTTTGTGGTCTATACTTCAAAGACCAAGTCTTGGAAAAGATCATCTATATCTCTGAATGGGTTGTTGTTTATCATCTCTTTGCTTATGTAATAATTTTATATGGATTTGTTATCTGTGACTTTGCTTTGATTACCCATAATGTTTACTGAGACATGATTTTTATTCTGTACATTTTATAGGACAATGTAATAAAACCAGTAACTATTCCTTAAAATAGTCAGACtttttattgtaataaaataCAGATGTGTGCCAACTCTTGAAtgggttgtttttctttgtgttgctgGTTTTTAGCATATTGATTTTGGTCTCTTATTGGTACCTCAAGAGAAGCATCTAAGGATACCGGTGTCCCTTTTGTGCAAAGCCCCTCCCAGAGATAGAAAGGGAGCCAGAAGAAGTATTGGGGCAAGTAGAAAAGATATAAAGAGCCACGAAACAACATGAAGCTTTATTGCTAGTTAGAACTCAGGGAATCCTAGCAATTCGAAGCATCATTCTGGACTGGACCTCTGGATAGGGTACAGGTAGGGCGTTTTTGGCTGCCTGTTCCCGGATGCTCAGGATATGCCCAAGGGCCTGCTGACACAGATCGGCACCCAAGAACTCCTCCACCCGCACTTGCCATGTTGTCAATTGTGGCCGTCCCTCAAACAGATTACAGCCAAGAGCCACCGGCTGCAGGGACAAAAATGTGGAAGTTGGAGAGCCAATGAAACCCCACTGCTGGCGACTCAGCACAGGCGTGATGGACACAGCCCCATGGGAGGTCCAGGGCAGTGTGATCCATTCCAAGACCTGACGGTAGCCAGAAGCTGCCTCCCACCCCGGCAGGGAACAAGTCACTCAGGATCTGCTTTGTGATTCTGGCTTTTCCCAGGTCACAGTGTTTCTGACTTATGGAAGTGGCAAGAAGAAGGGTCCTGCCCTTAGCTACTCTTCCACTCACTGGTCTCGtacctgcatcagctcctccagACACATAAGATCAGCCAGCGTCACCTGATGGCCAGTAAGGAAGGTCCCATTCCCAAAGAACTTTTCCTCCAGACGCTGCAGAGACTCGAACATATTCTTTCGGTTCCGTTCGACTTTCTCCTCTGGAATCTGGGTCCCAATGAGTGGCCCCAACACCTGACCGAGCAGCAGAAGTGCTCCGTATGTAACCTTGACTCTTACCAGGTCCGATCCCTCCCCAGAGAACCCTGCACACCTTGGTCCACAGGGGCACTCCAAAGATGCCACGGATGTTATCAGTATGCCAGCCTAGACACTCGTGGACACGGGCTTGCAGGTCAGCTGGGTACCAGTGGTCCGCCACCTGGTACTTGGAACTCAGGTACATCAGGATGGCTGAGCTGGGGACCGTGGGAAGAGGGGCTTGTAAGGACCTGGGCTGTTTTCCCATTCTTCGGTGGGACCCCGGGGAGTCTCCCATTTGAAGTACTTTCTTCTAGTCTCCtcacctatctctctctctgctcaatCTTTCTTCTCTGCGGAGCTGCGCGTGGAACCCAaaccctccccccaacacacatacacacacacacacacacacacacacacacacacatgcacgcacatgcacgcacatacggCAAGAGCTCCTCCAGAGCTTTTGTCATTAGACTAGTGGGAGAACCAGCCAGCACCTGGAGACCTGATTGTTTCCCTGGTCCCCAGGGCCAAGCCTTTAGCAGATTAGACAGGGGACTTCTGTGAAGTCAGGAGAAACTCCTTCATTATTGAGTCTCCATTTCGTGTATCCCTGGACAAACATCCCCGTTGTCACCTTTCAATACTCCTCAGTCATGGTGGCGAGGTCTGAAAGATGGTGGGGGAGTCCAGCAGAAGAAATGGACAGAGACTGGGATATACTGGATCAGCCCCCAGTCATCCTGGCCTCATTCAGACTGTCTGCTCTAGCCATGTCCCCTCACAGTCTGGGGTGGGTATCAGTCAGGCTAagccctctccctccacccccgccCCCGCCACCTCATCCCGACCGGAGGTGGCGTGGGCTCTGGGTTTATTTCCAGTTGCACCTTTTGGTCAACACGAAATTTCCATCTTTGAAGACAGGAACTTTCCGCTGGCAGTTCAACTGCAAGAATTGCTCGCTCACATGTTgccctgggaaggaagaagccagaAAATGTCTTCTAGGACTCAGGCAGTACCTCTgtatttcccctctctctttgcaACCAGACAAGGCTACAATGACCAATGCCTGGACTGGGACCAGTGGCACAGAGGTGGTTCAGCTATGTGTTTCTacaggagccagccatgataagctaaatagaaagaccacccaaaggaagttctttacttccaacaaccattatcacctgccagagtaggactcagccattgaGAAGTTTTAAGGAGGCCTGAGTCTTattagtttaccctgaagcaatacctggttgcaggaaggatcATAAACTGGATTACCAGaacaccacccaagaacagaccatccaaagaaatgcctagataggatcacctgccagcacactcaccaggacacccctagacaaatgtcagccaaccaggggtcctgaacctcaaaaacccctcacccccacctttactactataaaaacccaactcaaCTGAGCTCGGGGTgttctctgtttattccaatatgttggacatgcggagaggcGGAGTTTgcaaatttacataaaataaaggctctttgcttttacaaatgGGACtccttgttgtttttttgagggaCTTTGTCGATCTGAGTGTAACAGTCTCTTCCCTGCAAAATCTCCGGGGGTTTTGTTAATCTAAATGTCACATACCTTCAAAGCAGGAACTCTGCaaatctttcattttctcccCTACATCCCAGGGCAGAAAGTACCACCTTGTCTTCCTTGTCAGAGCAGAATTCAGGTTCAGAGGGGCCACTCCAAATAGGGCATTCCCTGGTGAGGGCACTGGGTGATGACATGATGGGGGGGACTGTACCCATTAAAGAGTAAAGGGCTGACATGCTCTAGGCGAAGATGGGCACCAGGCTCAGGCCAACCTTTGAGTAAATCCACGGTGTTCAGCTGGAAGGGGATGCCGTTCTTCTTGGCGAAGATGTAGACAGCACGGCAGGAGGTCGAGGGGACAGGAGGTCGAGGTAGAGCTCCAAGCCCATGGCTGCAGAGGCGCGGATGGTGCGGATAGTCTGCAAAACCAGCACTAGCAAGTGCAGGCGATTTCGCTAATAAGGTGTCCAGCTCTGTCTCAGTGGGCCAAACCTGACACGTTCCCCTTCCTACACAAAGGACGCCTGTTGCCCTTGGGGGAGGGAGCTGCTACGGTGGACTTTGCACAGAAAGGGGAGCGTGCCTTCGGGCAGAAGCTCTTGGCTCTAAGGAGTTGTGGAGCTAGAGATCCAGCCCAGAACTTTAGTGTCACCCGGAGCGGGGAAAGAACCAAACACCACTTTTCAATACAGAGCCCCAGAGAATGCTGTGGGCTGGACGTGCGCTCAGCTTCCAGTCCTCCCTGGGAAGAAGGGAACCCCCGTCCAATGAGTGCAGCTTTGTCGCTGGCTGCTAGGAACCTTGCCTTAAGGCAGAACTGTTTAAGTCCCAGCAGCTCCGTAGAGCAAGGAGGTCGTCTAAAAACTGCATCTCCGACATCAGTCCATGAAATCTGGAAGGCTGCGAGCCATGACTGAGGGagtagtcacacacacacacacacacacacacacacacacacacacaccttcacgtGTGGCATCTTCCATAGTGATGGTCACTGACTTTATCTGAATCTTTTAGAATAGCTGTGGCCTGTGGCCAACATGAGGAACCAAAATGCTTCCCTAGGAgtttatttccagttttatttccttttttatttttggacacTGGAGGATCTTGGTATGTTGCCCAGGCAGATCTCAAACTCTTGGGCTCCATTGATTCTCTTCCCTTATTCTCCTGAACAGCTAGGACTCCAGGGGAGACTcaccctgcctggcttttctggaaatttttatgtttgtttgtttgattgattgatttggttggctgttttgggtttttgaaaacagggtaTTGAAAAGTTTTTACGGATCAGTAAATTTCCAGTAATCCAAaagtaatccaaatcagaccaatcAATAATCCAATCAATAAtcaaaatcagaccaaatcaaaccgaattagaaaaggcccaggtttaatggatgccagcgctCCCTTGTGGCCTTCCAGCCCCccagggatggagacagagaaggaagattCCAACTggaggcagtttaaatagcctatgggagtggtcttgagcctcTCTGGGGAGGGAGTCACCGCTTGGCAGGCTTTTttgggggtggagtctggactgaggcaactcccagaggagggaTCTTGGGATGGAACTTTAAACCCAAATATTTTAGACTCCTTGGATAcgtggatgccaggggctgggttAAGCCTggacccaaacattccagactctttgggcaTAGGATGTTAGGGGCTAttgctattggctgaatgaattttcacacctcccccttttgtctaaacaaatgGGTtttaaacctaatacaaa
The nucleotide sequence above comes from Microtus pennsylvanicus isolate mMicPen1 chromosome 7, mMicPen1.hap1, whole genome shotgun sequence. Encoded proteins:
- the LOC142853652 gene encoding LOW QUALITY PROTEIN: glutathione S-transferase theta-2-like (The sequence of the model RefSeq protein was modified relative to this genomic sequence to represent the inferred CDS: deleted 2 bases in 1 codon), with amino-acid sequence MGLELYLDLLSSTSCRAVYIFAKKNGIPFQLNTVDLLKGQHVSEQFLQLNCQRKVPVFKDGNFVLTKSSAILMYLSSKYQVADHWYPADLQARVHECLGWHTDNIRGIFGVPLWTKVLGPLIGTQIPEEKVERNRKNMFESLQRLEEKFFGNGTFLTGHQVTLADLMCLEELMQPVALGCNLFEGRPQLTTWQVRVEEFLGADLCQQALGHILSIREQAAKNALPVPYPEVQSRMMLRIARIP